In Magallana gigas chromosome 1, xbMagGiga1.1, whole genome shotgun sequence, the sequence GTGTAGGAAATATATTCTGAAAGACGATAAAGTGACAGGACTTTTGAAAAATAGATCAAACATCGTAGACATAAGCAATGACCAATTTAAACTaagtgaaaatgaaaaagaacaaATTTGGAGTAAGTACGCATTCAACAAAAATGTATCCAGAGAAGAGTTATCAAAAATTGTTCAAACAGAGGCGTATTTTCCATTATTGTGCAAATTATGCTCTAGCAGAAAAATCAAAGAACACGAAAAACTAAGATTCTTTACAGAACCCGTCGAGGTTTTGGaagaggaaataaatatttttagaaaatcattcaaagaaaaatactGTGCTTTAGTTCTTCTTGTATTGTTTAACAATGATCTTTGCGTTGAAGATATACAAGAATCCTCAATATCAACTGAAAAATATGGCCTTGCTTTAAAACTGTGTGAAATGCATAAAAACACAGCACCTCATACTATAGATGATGCTTTTGAAACTCTTCAGGGATTTTTCGTGAAGAAAATTATcgacaattatcatttttaccaCGACTTTGTGATGGAAGTTACCACTtatgtttttggaaaaaattatcCTCTGCAAACAATAAGATACGCAGACGTTGGTTTCCTCAGAAAAAGGGTAACATTAAAATGTTCTAACGATTACAGTAATCAGTTCAGTATACATTTAAAAGACAAATACATTGAAGCATTAGGGAAACGACTTTTCGAAGATATTTTTGGAGAACGCTTACTTGATGTTGTACTCAATCCTTGTTtgaagaatgaaaaaataattgatatttttataaatgaaatgaaacatcATCCAGGGAAATTAAAACTGTTACTTGAAAAGAAAAAGGTTCAAATTGATCATGAAGAAATCAATCAAACGtcaaatcatttctttttatctaaaCTTAGATTTGTGAGTTTAGAAGAGAAAATATCGCCTCTAAGTgctattattatattttgcgACACAAGATTGTCCTTATATTGTCTTAATGCCTTGCGACAGAATCAAGCGAATTTAATAGGAAATTccattttttcttctgtttgcTGTAATGGCTCAAAAGATGTTTATGCTATGTTTATAAAAGATCATATCAAAAAATGTATGGCAGAAAAATGGAAGTTTCTTTATCCAATACATATCGCTTCTGCGTTTAATAATAACGAACTACTGCGTGAACTGCTTCATAACGGCGCTGATGTGAATCTAAAAACTACCAATGCAAATTACTGGACTCCCTTAACGCTAGCAGCTGGAAGCAGTAcggaaaaaaatgaagaaaatgacACGAAAATTTCTCATTTAAAACGAAAAGACACGATAGAACTTTTATTGAATGAGGGAGCAGACATAAATTTATGTAAGgagaacggagccagtcctctctatatagcttgtcaggAGGGACACGATGACATTGTGAAACATTTGCTGGTGAAAGGAGCAGATATAAACTTATGTATGAAAGACGGGGCCAGTCCTCTCTTAATAGCTTGTAAAGAAAATCATGAAGACATTGTACATAATTTACTGACTAATGGTGCAAACATTAACATTTCTATGAAAGATGGGACAAGTCCTCTCTTGGTGGCTTGTCAGGAGGGCTATGAAAACACAGTGGAGATTTTGTTGCAAAATGGGGCAGATATGGAATTGCGTAATAAAAACGGAGACAGTCCTTTTCATAAAGCGTGTGAACTCGGGCATAAAAACACCGTTCAACTTCTACTAAATAATGGAACAAATATAAATGCATGCACAAAAAATGGAGCTAGTCCCTTCAATATAGCTTGTGAACATGGGCATGAAAATATTGTTCAACTTCTACTGAGTAAAGGCGCAGATATAAATGTATGCACAAAAGATGGATCCAGTCCTCTtcatatagcttgtcaaaaccgACATAAAAACATTGTCCAATTTTTACTCAGTAATGGAGTAGATATAAATGCATGCACAAAACGTGGAGCTAGTTCTCTTCATATAGCTTGTGAAATCGGACAAAAAAGCATTGTACAAGTTCTACTGGATAATGGAGCAGTTACTAATTTGTCTGATGAAAACGGTGTCAGTCCTCTTCATATGGCTTGTGAACTAGAACATGAAGGCATTGTTAAACGTTTACTGACTAAAAAAGTAGATATAAATGCATGCACAAAAAGTGGAGCCAGTCCTCTTTTAATAGCTTTGGAACATGGACATGAAAGCATTGTTAAACTACTACTTAGTAAAGGCGCAGATATAAATGTTTGCTCGGAAAGTGGAGCAATACCTTTtcatatagcttgtcaaaatggaTATATAAACATTGTACAACTTCTACTAAATAATGGAGCAGATATAAATGCATGCACAAAAAATGGAACTAGTTCTCTCCATATAGCTTGTGAATATGGACAAGAAAgcattgtacaacttttactaaATAATGGGGCAGATACTAATTTGTGTGATGAAAACGGAGTCAGTCCTCTTCATATGGCGTGTGAACATGAAAATGAAAGCATTGTTAGACTTTTACTGACTAAAAAAGTAGATATCAATGCACGCACGAAAAGTGGAGCTAGTCCTCTTTTTATAGCTTTGGAACATGGACATGAAAACATTGTTAAACTACTACTTAGTAAAGGCGCAGATATAAATGTTTGCCCGGAAAGTGGAGCAACTACTTTacatatagcttgtcaaaacggatataaaaacattgtacaacttttactaagAAATGGAGCAGATATAAATGCATGCACTAAAAGTGGAGTCAGTCCTCTTTATACAGCTTGTGAACATGGACATGATAGAACTATTAAACTTTTACTGAGGAAAGGAGCTGAtgcaaaaaaatgcataaaagatgCGTGTGAACATGGACAAGAAAGCATTGTTCAACTACTACTGAATAATGAAACAGATATCAAATTGTGTAATGAAAAAGGGGGCAATCTCCTTCATTTATTTTGTGAGGAAGGAAACGAAGGAATTGTTCAACTACTACTTAGTAAAGGGGCAGATATAAATGCAGGCACGAACAGTGGAGCCAGTCCACTAAATATAGCGTGTCAAAACGGACACCATAGCATTGCACAACTTCTACTGAGCAGAGGAGCAGATATTAACATATGTAAGAAAAATGGACCAAGTCCTCTCTATATGGCTTGTCTACGTGGATATGAAAACATCGTTGAACTGCTACTGATTAATGGAGCAAACATAAATTTGTGCACAAGGTTCAGACTCAGTCCTCTCTATGTAGCTTGCCAAATTGGACATGAACGCATTGTAAAACTCCTATTAAGTAATGGAGCAAATATCAATTTGTGTACTGAAAACGGAGTGAGTCCTCTATGTATAGCTTATCAACAAGAACATGAAAGCATTGTCGAACTTCTACTTAATGAAGGAGCAACATAAATCTACgtattataaaaagaaagtcAACATCTACAAGAAAACcacacaaaaaaagaaataaacttccttaaaaacattatttgatagcacttatattcatataaattttaagacaaaaatgcgttaatcaaaattatttgtaGTAAAAAAGCAATGAATTTACAATCCTTATTAATATATCCCTGAATCTTTTAGCTCTTCATAGTAGGTTCAAATAGAATACAAAATGACACAACCCCcgtaataattttaatgaacCCCCAAATATCATATATGTTTGTTATCTTTAAAGAGTAAACATACATAACTATAAGAACgcattgatatatttttgatacaacagataaatattatatttagtttttttttaaaaagaatcatATTGTTTACGATAGTTGCAAGAGAATTGTTGGATTTCAAGTAATATTTGCAAGATATGCAACAAAAAGAATCAATGGAAAATATAATTGAATTATATTGTTAACATAGATTGAAAATGTCGTCTGGTATTTGTAGCTTTCGCACAGCAGCATAGTGTGACAATAATGTAATACATTATTTGAAAGACTGTGACAAAACAACATTATGACATCTGAGATAGTTGGCTACTAACTTTAAGGGCATAAACTTGCCAGAAAGATATCTGATTCTGTGCAGCGCTGGTGTGAATGTCATTACAGCAGCACATGTGAAGAGAAAATAATTGCCAATTTCACAATGATAGTCTTAGTTGGTATTGGAAGCAGCGCTAACGATCATCCGTTTCATGGAAATTCATTAACAACCCCAAATAGAGGCATCACTTCAGCTATGAACAGCGAGTTAGGGCTGCGTCTGCAACTCTTAGTTACAAAGGcgatggtatatatatatttcttagaaTAGTTTCCTTCAATTGACATACTTTACAAAACGCAGGACAGATAAGGCAACACATCGTTTTGATATGCTAATGAAGGGATAAtgagttatgacgtcataatatacgCCACACCTCtgtatttacatatatagaaaatataccgAAAACAGCAGTTTAAGCATAACATACGGCTGATTTAATACttcataagaaaaatataactaCGAATCactcatgtgtgtttttataagtttacaaCAATCAGAATATCCGAAGAATTTCGATAACGCATCTGTCGTATGGGTGTGAATCTGCGTCTCAAAAGCGCTCGACAGACGATGTAAACACGAGTAGCTGGTATTCCCGATGATGGCGatcttttgatgatttatcaggTATGTAGAATAGATATACTGTGTATTTGTAATGTACCAGATAGctcaataactattttattgtgattttatactgttgatgcatttctgatcgacttaatgtgttgtttcgttcaaaacatgaggagagactgcattgtttacatttaggcctatatacaatgtacattgtacatgtagctttattgCCAGTCCgttaaattgttgatcattttcacCAATCGACACGAATCACTTCATAATACTTGTACTGACAATATTTAGCTTCACAcagctgtttggttttttttttcaatttgtaagtaaacaatacaaagactgtgtgaaaacagctgatttgattttctgaaaatcagTACAGTGCTGGCTAAAAGAtgctgatttcattttctggaaATTGATGAACAGCTGATCAATAACACCTTTCTATTGTGTTCAAAATTCTTCCATGACAGTTCATTTGCacattaattcttaattattactAGTCTAGTTAGTTTTTTAGAACTCAGTATATTACTACCATAACATTGTTTGCAATCTTGTCACCTTGGTTCATACTTATGATGCTGTACTTTtggtaataaaaaaacccccaaataataataaacacaCGACTGCATGTCTCCATCTGATTTTCTCTAAATGAGGAATCTACATTCATGGTCAAATATATGGTATTGTTTGTGTAGAATGTGCATGTGTAACTTTCAAATAAACTTTGAAGTGTTGGTCATTTTACCCATCCATGCATAATTTATGTAGACctttcacaaaaatgttcaaataacTGTTGACATGTccttatatgcatgtacatgtaaattaaattgtatgacttctcataattatattttgttaattgcagagtaatttgaaaagtgtcacactgatttgaaaaaatgtaagtaaataacatacatgtataagttcaataatttatcattgaaataatgacCAATCTGATTATTCTATGAGACAATTCAATtagaaaaagtattttcaaGTACAAATGGTttcatttgttgttttaaaatgattgatataaacttatgttatttataaatctacaattttgaatattgctCATCAACAAATCAACAATACGTCATGGTATGCTTTGATTCACACTGACTGCACCAGCATTATGTAATATCCATCAATTAAATcagttgtgtgtgtgtgtgtgtgtgtgtgtgtgtgagagagagagagagagagagagagagagagagagagagagagagagattgataTTTAGGGGTGCATTTTTAAGGTCAGGCCGGGTAAAATAAAGGGGTGCAATTAAACTAATATAATGCACATATCAGGGGTGAGGAtgcaaataatttcaaatcgaTCAAACCGAAAAGCTGAATTtgaatttgtacaaaattaaatgcacatctaaacataatgaaatgtttattgaGATAAATAAATTCCACTGACTATCAAATTGTGGAAAATCCTCCATTTCAGTCTTTCAGCCATTTTGATAACAAGTCAAACGTACTGAAatatatgttattttcattttagctGGTACCTGCTTTGTTTTGAGATTTACATAAATGATGTTCTTATTGGTGATAATTTACCTGCACCCTTATCCTGGTGTCATATAAAAGATGAAATGATGGAAAGAAAAACCTGAACTTTAAGAATTAAAGGGAAGACTGTGTTTTTGAAGAGAGAAGAGGGGCAGAACTAagaaatcatacaataaacacattgaCATCATAAAAAGAAATGCAATTTTGAGTTTGCATGCATATGTCAGATTTAAATGTtgtcacataatttttttttcagaaagtccCTTTATCTTCttcaattaataaaacaaaggaACCAAATGTAATTGTTtctatattcataattttgtttgagaaGTGGAAAGGGGATGGTATGTAAATGGGCGGGAGAGAGAGTCTCTCACATAGGAGAATTAagacttatttaaatttaaatatattgatgTGATTCAGAACCAAAAATGGCTTTTGATCGCCTTGTTGCAGGATTTACACACCCTCTTTCCTTTCTCGGTAATGAGGAATAAacgtttagaattttttttgtgaatGAATAGATATGCTAACCCTCCCCCCTCTCCTTAATCTTAATCATTCTGCATgtcttgaataaaaataaaagtcaattttaatgAGTGTTTAAATTAAAAGTGTAACTTGTGTAATACAAAGGTGAATTCTGTTGATTGCTTATGGGGGATGGGAAAAGGCCTGATACATGggcagatctacatgtatagtccCGTGgcaaattctaatttaattcaaaatttacatagaAAAACACCATGGTACCTGGCCCCTGGCAAACAGAATAAAGTTACCCCTTTGAACCCCCTCCCCAGAATAATATTAACAGACCCAAGCAGTGCTATAGAATATGCAGTCATTGGGCAAAGGCTGCACATGCATTCatatgacattaaatcataaataatgaaaaaattactccatatttcatttttgaatatatattttgagagcaattttgttatattaataTCAGGGGCTTCACTTGTCTTTGTTGACATCTAATCCTTCAAATAATTGTGTACAATTAgctcttatatatttttctcccataccaaaaaaatattaagaaatcaaTAACTCCGCAAATGCGGTTAACCCAGGAAACTGATACACaacggttttttgtttacatccatAATACGACAGAGGAAATGCGGACGATTCATCGTAACCATCTtgtctcttttaaaataaataaaacagaagcactatgtttaaataaccatttacataatgtact encodes:
- the LOC136269885 gene encoding uncharacterized protein, which produces MEGKIRCCLLFFGILLPLFVLKYELKKLDGYEFPVFLTKQCPRNQTEWNERSSVINCTEDNGYVCLPNENITELLEFCYIYPFILIQENICLYLSNQYSAVDSYSCTGFLSGCPNTSHVSYNLFEKPDCTSIGNGCFLAEPSCQNLTSTVQPIDDTNHTELKNSKGGIVIGTAIVAFIITCIVCYLVIIHRKGNQTCKQHTDVETQEALEPFFSQNQHAVNELHEEGIQTCKKHTDVETQEAREPFPSQNQHAVNELDEEVHIGTLTAIDGDDNCRNDKLGRDILTELLSDQALIKQWQEDNEFFVETKASKEVERLINVQNIVIVIGHSGSGKSATMHHIALKFRSQRWTVKPVYSVLDMIQTINSSTNILENKVMFVLNDPIGKESFDEIEYTIWRKYEETLKACLKEVKILMTCRKYILKDDKVTGLLKNRSNIVDISNDQFKLSENEKEQIWSKYAFNKNVSREELSKIVQTEAYFPLLCKLCSSRKIKEHEKLRFFTEPVEVLEEEINIFRKSFKEKYCALVLLVLFNNDLCVEDIQESSISTEKYGLALKLCEMHKNTAPHTIDDAFETLQGFFVKKIIDNYHFYHDFVMEVTTYVFGKNYPLQTIRYADVGFLRKRVTLKCSNDYSNQFSIHLKDKYIEALGKRLFEDIFGERLLDVVLNPCLKNEKIIDIFINEMKHHPGKLKLLLEKKKVQIDHEEINQTSNHFFLSKLRFVSLEEKISPLSAIIIFCDTRLSLYCLNALRQNQANLIGNSIFSSVCCNGSKDVYAMFIKDHIKKCMAEKWKFLYPIHIASAFNNNELLRELLHNGADVNLKTTNANYWTPLTLAAGSSTEKNEENDTKISHLKRKDTIELLLNEGADINLCKENGASPLYIACQEGHDDIVKHLLVKGADINLCMKDGASPLLIACKENHEDIVHNLLTNGANINISMKDGTSPLLVACQEGYENTVEILLQNGADMELRNKNGDSPFHKACELGHKNTVQLLLNNGTNINACTKNGASPFNIACEHGHENIVQLLLSKGADINVCTKDGSSPLHIACQNRHKNIVQFLLSNGVDINACTKRGASSLHIACEIGQKSIVQVLLDNGAVTNLSDENGVSPLHMACELEHEGIVKRLLTKKVDINACTKSGASPLLIALEHGHESIVKLLLSKGADINVCSESGAIPFHIACQNGYINIVQLLLNNGADINACTKNGTSSLHIACEYGQESIVQLLLNNGADTNLCDENGVSPLHMACEHENESIVRLLLTKKVDINARTKSGASPLFIALEHGHENIVKLLLSKGADINVCPESGATTLHIACQNGYKNIVQLLLRNGADINACTKSGVSPLYTACEHGHDRTIKLLLRKGADAKKCIKDACEHGQESIVQLLLNNETDIKLCNEKGGNLLHLFCEEGNEGIVQLLLSKGADINAGTNSGASPLNIACQNGHHSIAQLLLSRGADINICKKNGPSPLYMACLRGYENIVELLLINGANINLCTRFRLSPLYVACQIGHERIVKLLLSNGANINLCTENGVSPLCIAYQQEHESIVELLLNEGAT